The genomic window TGTATTTCCCCTTTATATGTCTATTTCTTTATTATATGAGCAAAAATTTTCATGCGCATgccaatttaatttttaattcttatcTCTTAATTATGTCTAATAGTAATTGGATTACTAGATATAGATAGGTAAATAGCCATCTGAACAAATGGAGTAGTGTAATTTATACTTTGCCTATAGAAttaattgtattatatataattttctagtCATTAGACATACTCTGGGCATCTCATAATATTCATGGGCATAATTTCTTCatgtaaaaaataagaacaatataCACAATTTCTATTGTTGTTGGGAACATTCATGAAATAGTCCATAATACAGACATTTAGCACAATCCTGAtgcatatttttgtgtttattatttatcatCTTGTTATTATTGCTTCTACTGAGCCTAGCATGCGACGACAGTGCCTTAAGCAATGTTTAGTCTGTTGCTCATGGGAGGTAAGTATTTATTGAATTTAAGCTGGTTGTCAAGTTCAGAAGTGCATTTTACTTAGTAAATCAGCTCATGTGTCAAGGCAAGTCTCCGCGATTCTTCAAACCATGCTTCgttgtttcaaaaactaaggaGTGTCCCATGTTTCTCGCCTACAGGCTTGTGTCAACTACAGAATTTAAAAGCTGTTTTGGTAATACTCCACATGGACAAGATAAGCCAGGAGCACCGACTCTTCCTGTAAATTCTCTGCAACTCTGCACCCCTGTGGTCTTAGATGACTCTTATTGAGGAATGTGAGTTTGAATGATGTACAGCCACACCTAAGTTAGGAAATGCATGGTCATAAGAGCTCCTTCCAATGCTTGTCTGCTGATGTATCtcatcctctgtctccctccttttccttccttcttccccttctaaCTGATTTTCAAAATTGATAAGTTTAAGAATTGAGCTATCATATTCTGGTACAAAGAGCTTTCAGTGTGCAGCATGGCTTTCTGATCAGTGTCACCTTGAAAAAGTTTTCTAATTAGTATGAGTGAATTTTTGAAAAATGTGAATAATTCCTTTTCTATGTAATCATTGTCTTTAACTctttcctaaagaaaaaaaaaattaatcctcattttctagtttttttttccttgctaacTTCAAAAACCTTGTtatgaagaaagaataagaaacagaCATGGATATTAGCataatcattaaaattaaagaGTTATAGCGGGTTGTTTTAAATATACTATGACATTCTTAACATGGCTTGTGCAtttacatatttgtttgttttgagccaTCTAGTCAcggtttttgttttctattctgcTACCGAAGCCTCCTAGATCTCCTAGATGTTGGTACTAAAAGGACATATTACCACACCAGGCTTAAGTAATATTCTCAAAGTTACACAGCGAAAGAGTATGGCTAGCAGGTGCTGAGTCTGAGTCTGAACCCCATCATGACAAAAACTGGATTCGGTGTTACACACAGGAAACCGAGTCAGGAgttcataagttcaaggtcatcttctgctacatagcTAATCTGAGGCCATCCTAGGCTAAGCAAGACAAGCAGGAGAGGGCTTTTAGGAACTGTTAGCGGAGTGTTTGATTCCTCTGATATCGTCCTACCATCGTTTAACTAGGTCAGTGATAGATGActcaacatttttcttctttttctactctGAACCTAcatatattttgttaaaatattttgttttaaaaagttactttagATTGAAATTATAATTGTTCTAATCCCCcatctaatttttataaaatatgatgtatcaattattaaaatatcacattataTCATATAGATAAGCACAATTATTAGTtaacaattaaaaacatttaaatgctACATTTATTCATTAAACTGAACCCATGAAAGCTATCAGGCTTCCTGCCTTCTACaattaaagttttttatttatagaCCCAAATATCTTagtttatatcttttaaaattaattaattacatttcatTCACCAGTATTGGATTTAAGGTTTTCAGGCAAGGGCTGTGCCATGGAGCTACATTTCGAGCTGAATAGTTGTTTCCATATaacctggctggccttaaacttttgATTGTTCCGTCTCTGCATTCAAAGGGTGGAGTAAGGAGTACGTATCTCTACACCTAGCATTATTCTGACATCAATAGCATAAGATACTACAAATTGTACATActactcatttttaaatttgtattctaCTATCTTATTAGATactataaacatttatttaatttagtaCAAGTGTATATACTTCTACATGACAAACACAATCATTGTTTTATGACAAATGCATGGTACATTTTTAGCTCAAAGAAAAAGGGGAAACTACCAATCCAGTTTCTCACTGATCATAGCTTTCAACCTCTTTTTCCAATCAAACAAGTTTGCTGTGAAAACCAGTCCTACCCCTTATTCTTCTTGGAAAACTATGTAAGAGCCTTCCTTTACTTTCTATCCTTCTAAATATGTCATAATCATTTCATATTAAACATAAACTCTTTTGTCCTCTTATCCTtgtatatttttgagatttttcaaATCTAGTTATACCAgttttacatactttttttttctacaaaaaagAATGACATCCCACCTTCATcccagtttgtattttattttctttgagaaaactaaccaactaaccaataAGCATTGCTCatacattaaggaaaaaaaaatcagaacatacAGGAATACGAACATTAGCTAAATAACCTCATTTCAAGGGACTTGTCTGTGAAACCCATTCTTAGTATGTGTTGCCCATTACTAGTCATTGTACTTGTTTCCAGAGAAATAAAAGCGATTCCGGTGTCCCCATTTCTTCTGTAATTTGACACGTATTCATTAGATACCCATGCTCTAAATTCAATGAGGAAACATTGACTTGGCGCTTTACAATACTTAGTGAGTTCTGCATAGAATGTTTGCTTGTTAGACACGTGGGCAGTTTAGAATCTTTAGACagatttccattattttttttcaggcAAGCCTTTGCTGGATTTTAGAGAACGCTTACTTGTTCTGACATCTTATACCCTGGTTTTCCACACAGAGCATTACAAAACGTAAAGACAACTTATCTGTCTGTCAATGATGGGCTCTTTATTAGTTGCAAGAATGGTCATGTTTCCTTCAGTGATCTAATTTTTCAAAAGTCAGGTTCTGCAGAGCAATTAGCCAAGAGCAAACATAATAATCAAGATAATTCTTTCTCAGTTGCAGTGACAGAGTTCTTAGTTGGTACCTAATAAATCTTGAGTAAGAAAAGTTTAAGTATTTTTCATCTATGTAAGTGTCATAGCTCTTAAGCATTCTCACCATTTACCCCTAAATCCATTTCAACCAGAGcaatcagaaaaacagaaaaagcgGAGCACAAAGGAAGCACACCTGTGACCCCTCTTAGGGGAGGCCGAAGCTGTTGGCTTTTAGTTTGACAACAGTCTTGGGAACAGAACAAGACACTATTTCAAGCCTTCCtaagaggaaaaacaagaaagaaggaggtgaagaggatgtAGTTAGTTGTGAGAAGACATTTTAGAGGACATCTTAATGCAGACAACACTTTAATAGATTATTCACCTAATCAATATGAAAGCAGGTGAAGTAGACATTTACCCCATTTTGTAAATAAATCAACAGAAACTCAGAAAGTTTAAAAAGTTTGCCCAAGAAAACAAAGTAGTCAGGGTTAAAGTCTACTCCCTGACTTTCAGAAACCAAGTTCTTAAAGGCCATACAGTAGGTGCTGCCTGAACTCTAGATTAGATAGGAAATCACCATGCTCACACAAGTTCAGGAGTAGTGGTTTACCTGTGGTCCTGCAAAGACAATGCTGAGAATCCAGGCTAGGCTGATCATAGACTGTTCAAGTTTGCTGTTGCTTTGTACAGCAAGGGGCTGAGTGATGGCCAGGGAGCGGTCCAGGCTAATCACCACCATCATGAAGGCTGgggcatacatagagaagagCTTCAGATAGCTGAGAACTTTGCAAAGGAACTCCCCAGCATACCACTGAACAGTGATATTCCACATCCCATCCAGTGGCATGACAATCAGAGTCTCCAGCAGGTTGGCTAAGGTTAAATGCTTTAAAAGCACTTTCATCCGCGAgagcttttttcctttcttcctcttctgagtcCACTTCTGCAGCTTCAGCAAGAAAGAAGCATTGAAGGCAGTAGACAGTAGGAAAAGGAAGAACGTCACTGTCACTCGGATCTTTCCAGATATAGTTAGAGTCGGGAGCTTGCCCTGTATCAGAGGGATGCTGTTGTTGATGGCTGAGCAGTGGTTTTGGTCCTGCTCAAGAGATGTATTGTTAGCCATATTTACCTAAGGATAGGCTTCAAGAGAAGTCTTGTTACTTCTGATATTTTATTGTAACTGAACACAAAGCGCTGCTGATGTCTGCCTTCCTTAGATGGAAACGTCACAGGTTTACATTTATGTCAAATTTACTTTCCCCAAGATGCTCTGGGACTTAATGTGAAAGTTCAAGGTAAACTTGTTTTGCGGTTTATAATCTAAAAGAGTGCTAACAGAAGATGCCAAGCACTCCTGAAGGCCAAGTGTAACTGTACCCTCTCAGCAGATGGCCCGttttttttcatggtgttttatcgtGGGTGAGGAAGGACATTTGGAGTCTAATTCTGAAGTTAAAAGTGACTCATAGAATTATCCAATTAACTTTAATGAGTACGTTTTCTAAAAACTGTTGTGACTAGACAGATGcaaaatgaaatacagaaaagtaatttaaaaacccTTATCCAATTAAAAATCTGTTGTTTAAAGACCATGCTTCTCAAAACAGTTGCTTTTCAAATGCACATCTTTTGAGTAGTCACACAATGGACatatatgttaatttaaaaactgtCCTAGACAATGCATAAAACTAGTACTTTAACTGTTATAACCAGCCTGTTTTAATACCAATTAATCTAGATTCAAATTTATCAATCACTTTTAATTATTGGAATATCCATGCTGAGATTAtagtaaaattacttttgttattGCCTTGATTTTATAATTGGGTAAATATTGTACTTGTTATCATTATACCAAATTGACAGGGAAACTAGATACTTGCATAATTACTATAGCTGAATTAACTATATGATATGCTAATTTATAATCCTATATGTGTTATATAATCACCTCACATTGAGGCTACTTAAGATCCTTCTCTGTGTCACATGATGATAGTATTTAGCCATATATGACTTCCACTGGAATTTAGTAAGTCACAGTTCATTGTTATCAGATTACCAATTACTTTGCTTCCGTCACACCCAAAGCAGGTGCACTATTAGGATAAAGGCAGCCATTTTGGTTTGGGTGgcatatttttgttaattttttaaatatcatatGCTATTAATTTATTTAGCAGTGAGTTACTGAGTCTCTACTCCACAGACTCTCTTAACCTTTGCTGATAATAAATCATTTTTGtgaagttttatagttttactgTATAAAGAAATTATGGTAAGTTTAAAATACGCTGTTGGGTACAGCAGAAAAGCCATTACAGCAAGACAGGAGGAAGCTTTTCAACATGTCTAAGGTGCTATCTGATGACAgtcttttataattatattatataattatatatataatatatataaattatataatataatttatatatatatataatcttatatatgtgtgtgtgtgtatacacatacctttacatatagatatatatcgtatatatatatgaacatggaCAAGGAATGAATTCTCTGGGATAAAGCTAGCGCAGTATAAGGTAATCAGCATCTGACCCACAGTATTTCTGTTTCATGGTCACTAAAATGTCAGTCAATCAGGCTttgcagacacagcttctttccaggaatttTTGGTCATGTGAGAAAGATGATCTTTTAGAAAACTGCAGCTCATCTATGTTACCTGGGAAGCACAGATGCAGTATGAATATGCAGTTGGCTCTTGCTATTTGTCACAGTTATGTCCTATAAACTTCTGGAAATAGTGAATCAGTGAACATCAACTATTATTTCTAGCAGAATGACGAATAAGATCCTGTGGCCGAAACAGCCTCAGCATTAAAC from Arvicanthis niloticus isolate mArvNil1 chromosome 7, mArvNil1.pat.X, whole genome shotgun sequence includes these protein-coding regions:
- the Gnrhr gene encoding gonadotropin-releasing hormone receptor isoform X2: MANNTSLEQDQNHCSAINNSIPLIQGKLPTLTISGKIRVTVTFFLFLLSTAFNASFLLKLQKWTQKRKKGKKLSRMKVLLKHLTLANLLETLIVMPLDGMWNITVQWYAGEFLCKVLSYLKLFSMYAPAFMMVVISLDRSLAITQPLAVQSNSKLEQSMISLAWILSIVFAGPQLYIFRMIYLADGSGPSVFSQCVTHCSFPQWWHQAFYNFFTFGCLFIIPLFIMLICNAKIIFALTRVLHQDPRKLQLNQSKNNIPRARLRTLKMTVAFATSFVVCWTPYYVLGIWYWFDPEMLNRVSEPVNHFFFLFAFLNPCLDPLIYGYFSL
- the Gnrhr gene encoding gonadotropin-releasing hormone receptor isoform X1 — translated: MANNTSLEQDQNHCSAINNSIPLIQGKLPTLTISGKIRVTVTFFLFLLSTAFNASFLLKLQKWTQKRKKGKKLSRMKVLLKHLTLANLLETLIVMPLDGMWNITVQWYAGEFLCKVLSYLKLFSMYAPAFMMVVISLDRSLAITQPLAVQSNSKLEQSMISLAWILSIVFAGPQLPLHHPPLHHANLQCQNHLRPHASPSSRPTQTAAESVQE